A portion of the Burkholderia sp. GAS332 genome contains these proteins:
- a CDS encoding alpha-D-ribose 1-methylphosphonate 5-triphosphate synthase subunit PhnH, which produces MENSQIALSTLTPGFADPVHDTQAVFRTLLDALSRPGTIGVVENGLPEVRATRAELAAFAALLTLCDYATPVWLAQADTALASALRFHTGAPLVDEPGQAAFAYIHDASAMPALDSFPLGEAESPEHSVTLLIRVEALTGGTPVVLSGPGIQHTTTITPVGLPEHFWRERAALAPLFPCGIDCYLVCGSTLIGLPRTTQAKVN; this is translated from the coding sequence ATGGAAAACTCACAGATTGCATTGTCTACGCTAACGCCAGGTTTCGCAGACCCGGTCCACGACACCCAGGCGGTATTCCGCACGCTGCTCGACGCGCTGTCGCGTCCGGGTACGATCGGTGTCGTCGAAAACGGTTTGCCGGAGGTGCGGGCCACCCGTGCCGAACTCGCCGCCTTCGCCGCGCTGCTGACACTGTGTGACTACGCCACGCCCGTATGGCTCGCGCAAGCCGATACGGCGCTCGCTTCGGCCCTGCGCTTTCATACCGGCGCACCGCTCGTCGACGAACCGGGACAGGCCGCCTTCGCCTATATCCACGACGCAAGCGCAATGCCGGCGCTGGACAGCTTTCCGCTCGGCGAAGCGGAGTCCCCTGAGCACTCGGTGACGTTGCTGATCCGTGTCGAAGCACTGACGGGCGGCACCCCCGTCGTGCTGAGCGGTCCCGGCATTCAGCACACCACAACGATCACACCGGTCGGCCTGCCCGAACATTTCTGGCGCGAACGCGCCGCCCTCGCGCCGCTCTTTCCGTGCGGCATCGATTGTTATCTCGTTTGCGGCAGCACGTTGATCGGTCTGCCGCGCACAACTCAAGCGAAGGTGAACTGA
- a CDS encoding Glycosyl transferase family 2 translates to MSCVICAYNEAPRIGTVLAVACAHPLLGEIIVVDDGSTDGTAEIVEGFPSVRLIRCTENRGKSAAMAAGIAAAQGELLMLLDADLKGLTIEGISALATPVLQGKAQVSLSLRQNSLLAFRAIGLDFVSGERVVTKALLSEVLLEVHGMPRFGVEVFMNRRIIERNLPIAVTHWPHVTQARKTEKLGYWKGLRAEWRMIADLFKAVYPLALISQTFQMLRLRIDHGPRASFAARMRRVPDSPR, encoded by the coding sequence ATGTCTTGCGTCATCTGCGCCTACAACGAGGCGCCCCGCATCGGCACCGTGCTGGCCGTAGCCTGCGCCCACCCTTTGCTCGGCGAGATCATCGTGGTAGACGACGGGTCGACTGACGGCACGGCTGAAATAGTCGAAGGATTCCCTTCCGTACGGCTGATTCGATGTACGGAAAATCGTGGCAAAAGTGCTGCAATGGCAGCCGGAATCGCTGCAGCGCAAGGTGAGTTGCTCATGCTGCTCGATGCCGATCTGAAAGGGCTGACGATCGAGGGTATCAGCGCACTCGCCACGCCCGTTTTGCAAGGCAAGGCGCAAGTCAGCCTGAGCCTGCGCCAGAACAGCCTGCTGGCGTTTCGCGCCATTGGCCTCGATTTCGTCTCCGGCGAACGGGTCGTCACCAAAGCGCTGCTGAGTGAAGTCCTGCTGGAGGTTCACGGCATGCCGCGCTTCGGGGTCGAGGTGTTCATGAACCGCCGCATCATCGAGCGCAACCTGCCCATCGCGGTCACTCACTGGCCCCACGTCACTCAGGCACGCAAAACCGAGAAGCTCGGTTACTGGAAAGGCCTGCGTGCGGAATGGCGCATGATCGCCGACCTTTTCAAGGCGGTTTATCCGCTCGCGTTGATTTCACAAACCTTTCAAATGCTGCGCTTGCGGATTGACCACGGCCCACGGGCAAGCTTTGCGGCACGCATGCGCAGAGTGCCCGATAGTCCGCGTTGA
- a CDS encoding putative phosphonate transport system ATP-binding protein → MTPLLSARSLTKQYGGRNGCRNVSFDLYPGEVLCIVGESGSGKTTLLNALALKTETDSGSLHYTATHGEKLDLLALSEPRRRLLMRTEWGFVQQNPRDGLRSGVSAGANIGEPLMAVGARHYGNIRHTATQWMERVELDATRIDELPSAFSGGMQQRLQIARNLVTGPRLVFMDEPTAGLDVSVQARLLDLLRTLTSTLHLSVLIVTHDIGVARLLAHRLMVMQGGEVVEAGLTDQVLDDPQHPYTQTLVSSVLPV, encoded by the coding sequence ATGACGCCGCTGTTGAGCGCCCGTTCGCTCACCAAACAATATGGCGGCCGCAACGGCTGCAGGAACGTCAGCTTCGATCTGTATCCGGGCGAGGTGCTGTGCATCGTTGGTGAATCCGGCTCGGGCAAGACCACGCTGCTCAATGCGCTCGCCCTGAAAACCGAAACCGATAGCGGCTCGCTCCACTACACGGCCACGCATGGCGAAAAGCTCGATCTGCTTGCCTTGTCCGAACCGCGCCGGCGTCTGTTGATGCGTACCGAATGGGGCTTCGTGCAGCAGAATCCGCGCGACGGCCTGCGCAGCGGCGTCTCCGCCGGCGCGAACATCGGCGAGCCGTTGATGGCCGTCGGTGCCCGCCACTACGGCAATATCCGTCACACGGCGACGCAGTGGATGGAGCGCGTGGAACTCGACGCCACACGCATCGACGAATTACCTTCAGCGTTTTCCGGCGGCATGCAGCAACGTTTGCAGATCGCGCGTAATCTCGTCACCGGTCCACGCCTCGTCTTCATGGACGAGCCGACAGCCGGTCTCGACGTCTCGGTGCAGGCGCGCCTGCTCGATTTGCTGCGCACGTTGACGTCCACACTGCATCTGTCGGTGCTGATCGTGACGCACGATATCGGCGTCGCGCGCCTGCTTGCGCATCGGCTGATGGTCATGCAAGGTGGCGAAGTGGTCGAGGCCGGGTTGACGGACCAAGTGCTCGACGATCCGCAGCACCCGTACACGCAAACGCTGGTTTCCTCGGTTCTGCCGGTTTGA
- a CDS encoding alpha-D-ribose 1-methylphosphonate 5-triphosphate diphosphatase, translated as MLIKNARIVTRDDVFTGMLRIEDGMIRDVERGTTSAREAEDWDGDYLLPGLIELHTDNLEKHLAPRPGVQWNTDAAFVIHDAQVAAAGITTVFDSLAIGSRSNVGLRGRDLQTQCAESLTRLAARKLLRAEHFLHLRCEIATADVVDVFDSLCAHPLLRLASVMDHTPGQRQWHDREQWRRFQERNGKLTDEHVATALAELTVEQERYADAHRREIVARCKRLGIPVASHDDTLIEHVEQAKAEGIVLAEFPTTRIAAEAAREHGISTIMGAPNIVRGGSHSGNVSALELAQADLLDILSSDYVPSSLMTAVFELVHKAEWTLPRAMATVSAEPARTAGLHDRGAIEVGLRADFVRVTMLDTLPVPRATYRAGARIV; from the coding sequence ATGTTGATCAAAAACGCTCGCATCGTGACGCGAGACGACGTATTTACCGGCATGCTACGCATCGAAGACGGGATGATTCGCGATGTCGAGCGTGGCACGACTTCGGCGCGCGAAGCGGAAGATTGGGACGGCGACTATCTGTTGCCGGGCCTGATCGAACTGCACACGGACAACCTCGAGAAACATCTGGCGCCGCGTCCGGGCGTGCAGTGGAATACCGATGCCGCCTTCGTGATCCACGACGCGCAAGTGGCGGCGGCCGGCATCACCACGGTGTTCGATTCCCTCGCGATCGGTTCGCGCTCGAACGTCGGGCTGCGCGGCCGCGATCTGCAAACGCAATGCGCCGAATCCCTCACGCGCCTCGCCGCGCGCAAGCTGTTGCGCGCCGAACACTTTCTGCATCTGCGCTGCGAAATCGCCACCGCCGATGTCGTGGATGTGTTCGATTCGTTGTGCGCGCATCCGTTGCTGCGGCTTGCCTCGGTCATGGACCACACGCCCGGCCAACGTCAATGGCACGACCGCGAACAATGGCGCCGCTTCCAGGAACGCAACGGCAAGCTGACTGACGAACACGTGGCGACCGCGCTGGCCGAACTGACCGTGGAACAGGAACGTTACGCCGACGCGCACCGCCGCGAGATCGTCGCGCGCTGCAAACGGCTAGGTATTCCGGTGGCGAGCCATGACGACACGCTGATCGAGCACGTCGAACAGGCCAAGGCCGAAGGCATCGTGCTGGCCGAATTCCCGACCACCCGCATCGCCGCCGAGGCAGCACGCGAGCACGGCATTTCGACCATCATGGGGGCGCCGAATATCGTGCGCGGCGGCTCGCACTCCGGCAACGTGTCGGCCCTCGAACTGGCGCAGGCGGACTTGCTCGACATTCTGTCGTCGGACTACGTGCCGTCCAGTTTGATGACTGCCGTGTTCGAGCTGGTTCACAAAGCCGAGTGGACCTTGCCGCGCGCCATGGCGACGGTGTCGGCCGAACCGGCCCGCACCGCCGGATTGCACGACCGCGGTGCCATCGAAGTGGGTTTGCGCGCGGATTTCGTGCGCGTGACGATGCTCGACACGCTGCCGGTGCCGCGCGCGACGTATCGCGCCGGCGCGCGGATTGTCTGA
- a CDS encoding alpha-D-ribose 1-methylphosphonate 5-triphosphate synthase subunit PhnG: MSATSASPSSAMRRAWMAVLARTPRADLEAALERALQGVPPPAYDWLRPPEIGLAMVRGRVGGSGDPFNLGEATVTRATLRLRVTGDATATVGVACHLGRDRRRAELAALADALLQMPEHHAALHQQLIGPFAEQQAVQRAERRQDAAATRVEFFTMVRGD, translated from the coding sequence ATGAGTGCCACTTCTGCCTCGCCTTCCTCCGCCATGCGGCGCGCATGGATGGCCGTGCTGGCCCGCACGCCGCGCGCCGATCTCGAAGCCGCGCTGGAACGCGCGCTGCAAGGCGTCCCGCCCCCCGCTTATGACTGGCTGCGGCCACCCGAAATCGGCCTCGCGATGGTGCGCGGCCGCGTCGGCGGCAGCGGCGACCCGTTCAATCTTGGCGAAGCCACTGTCACGCGCGCCACGTTGCGTTTGCGCGTCACGGGTGACGCAACCGCAACCGTCGGCGTTGCGTGTCATCTGGGCCGCGACCGCCGCCGCGCCGAACTGGCGGCGCTGGCCGATGCGCTGCTGCAAATGCCCGAGCATCACGCCGCCTTGCATCAGCAATTGATCGGACCGTTTGCCGAACAGCAAGCCGTGCAACGCGCCGAGCGCAGACAGGACGCCGCAGCCACGCGCGTCGAATTCTTCACGATGGTCCGGGGCGACTGA
- a CDS encoding alpha-D-ribose 1-methylphosphonate 5-triphosphate synthase subunit PhnL — MRSIETSKESHAAERAFSENDALMLRAVEIGKTFTLHGQGGVQIEALAGVSLEVERGECVVLVGPSGAGKSTLLRCLYGNYLASTGSIAIRDAAADDGPPVSITGAEPHDVLRLRRGVVGYVSQFLRVIPRVPTLTLVAEPLLSRGVADDEARARAAALLARLNVPERLWSLAPATFSGGEQQRVNIARGLIAGHPLLLLDEPTASLDAENRDVVADLIVEARERGAAIVGIFHDEDTRNKVATRRLELQPPLRH; from the coding sequence ATGCGATCCATTGAAACAAGCAAGGAATCACACGCCGCCGAACGCGCGTTCAGCGAGAACGATGCACTGATGCTGCGCGCGGTCGAGATTGGCAAGACCTTCACGCTGCACGGCCAGGGCGGCGTGCAGATCGAGGCGCTCGCGGGGGTGTCGCTCGAGGTTGAACGCGGCGAGTGTGTCGTGCTGGTGGGGCCGTCAGGCGCCGGCAAGAGCACGCTGCTGCGCTGTTTGTACGGTAACTACCTCGCCAGTACAGGCTCGATTGCGATTCGCGACGCGGCGGCGGATGACGGGCCGCCGGTATCGATCACCGGCGCCGAGCCGCACGACGTGTTGCGCCTGCGCCGCGGCGTGGTCGGCTACGTCAGCCAGTTTCTGCGCGTGATTCCGCGCGTGCCGACGCTCACGCTGGTCGCCGAACCGCTGCTGTCTCGCGGCGTGGCCGACGACGAAGCCCGTGCGCGTGCCGCTGCCCTGCTGGCGAGGCTGAACGTGCCCGAGCGGCTGTGGTCGTTAGCGCCTGCCACCTTCTCCGGTGGCGAACAGCAGCGCGTGAACATCGCCCGCGGGTTGATCGCCGGGCATCCGCTGCTGCTGCTCGACGAGCCGACAGCCTCGCTCGACGCGGAGAACCGTGACGTGGTCGCCGATCTGATCGTCGAAGCACGCGAGCGTGGCGCGGCGATCGTCGGTATCTTTCACGACGAAGATACCCGCAACAAGGTCGCCACGCGCCGCCTCGAACTCCAGCCGCCGCTACGTCACTAA
- a CDS encoding D-galactonate transporter, whose product MIKSQRWFVVALLFLAGVINYLDRAALSIAAPLIQKDLNFSHAQMGIVFSSFFIGYALFNFVGGVLSDKVGAKRVFGTAMGVWSVFCGATALASGIGSLIVLRVLFGMGEGPFSSSNSKMVNNWFPRKEVASAIGVISSGTPLGGALAGPVVGFMAVQFGWRWAFVAIMVLGLLWLVLWAATTTEHPHENSRVTPDEIELIRAGQADEHAIAHSADGERLGLRHFLKKPIILATAFAFFSYNYVLFFFLSWFPTYLTEAHHLSLRDMSFATVIPWLLGSIGLAAGGFISDLILRLTGKPLLSRKIVLGSCLGAAAVCVALAGRVASTQGAVALMSVSIFFLYVTGAVYWAVIQDTVPREHVGGVGGFVHLLANLAGVIGPAVTGFIVEATHGNYASAFVLAGAIAVLGAVCSLVWIREPRASALNMKRAW is encoded by the coding sequence ATGATAAAGAGTCAACGCTGGTTTGTTGTCGCGCTACTGTTTCTGGCCGGCGTCATCAACTACCTCGATCGAGCGGCGCTGTCGATCGCCGCGCCGCTGATCCAGAAAGACCTGAACTTCTCGCATGCGCAGATGGGCATCGTGTTCAGCAGCTTCTTCATCGGCTATGCGCTGTTCAATTTTGTCGGCGGCGTGCTGTCGGACAAGGTCGGCGCGAAACGCGTGTTCGGCACCGCGATGGGCGTGTGGTCGGTGTTCTGCGGCGCGACCGCGTTGGCAAGCGGCATCGGTTCGCTGATCGTGCTGCGCGTGCTGTTCGGCATGGGCGAAGGGCCGTTCAGTTCGTCGAACAGCAAGATGGTCAATAACTGGTTCCCGCGCAAGGAAGTTGCGAGCGCGATTGGCGTGATCAGTTCGGGCACACCGCTCGGCGGCGCGCTGGCGGGCCCGGTGGTCGGCTTTATGGCCGTGCAGTTCGGCTGGCGCTGGGCCTTTGTCGCGATCATGGTGCTGGGACTCTTGTGGCTCGTATTGTGGGCGGCGACGACCACCGAACACCCGCATGAAAATTCCCGCGTCACGCCGGACGAGATCGAACTCATCCGCGCCGGTCAGGCGGACGAACATGCGATCGCGCATTCGGCCGACGGCGAGCGGCTCGGCCTGCGGCACTTCCTGAAGAAGCCGATCATTCTCGCCACCGCCTTTGCCTTCTTCTCATACAACTACGTGCTGTTTTTCTTCCTGTCGTGGTTCCCGACCTATCTGACCGAGGCGCATCACCTGAGCCTACGCGACATGAGCTTCGCCACGGTGATTCCGTGGCTGCTCGGCAGCATTGGGCTTGCGGCGGGTGGCTTTATCTCGGACTTGATCTTGCGCTTGACCGGCAAGCCGCTGCTGTCGCGCAAGATCGTGCTGGGGAGCTGCCTGGGCGCGGCGGCGGTGTGCGTCGCCTTGGCTGGGCGCGTCGCCAGCACTCAGGGCGCGGTCGCGCTGATGTCGGTGTCGATCTTCTTCCTGTATGTGACGGGCGCGGTGTACTGGGCCGTCATTCAGGACACCGTGCCGCGCGAACACGTCGGCGGCGTGGGCGGTTTTGTGCATCTGCTGGCGAATCTGGCCGGCGTGATCGGACCGGCGGTGACCGGCTTTATCGTCGAAGCGACGCACGGTAACTACGCGAGTGCGTTCGTGCTGGCAGGTGCGATTGCGGTGCTCGGCGCGGTGTGTTCGCTGGTGTGGATCCGCGAGCCGCGAGCGAGTGCGTTGAACATGAAACGTGCATGGTAG
- a CDS encoding alpha-D-ribose 1-methylphosphonate 5-triphosphate synthase subunit PhnI produces the protein MYVAVKGGERAIEASWRMLDKARRGDTRLAELSVAQIREQLRLAVARVMTEGSVYDEELAALAIKQAAGDLVEAIFLLRAYRTTLPRFGYTQAIDTEAMQVGRRISATFKDVPGGQLLGATYDYTQRLLDFALLAEGDGGADAAATPPSIQAAQSAAEAMPRVVTLLDQEGLIEQERPTPEAPEPGDLSRDPLAFPASRATRLQNLARGDEGFLLAMGYATQRGYAHSHPFAGEIRFGTIAVEMELDELGETVEIGDIDVTECQMINQFAGSGDVPPAFTQGYGLAFGHSERKAMAMALVDRALRAEELGETLASPTQDIEFMLSHSDNVEASGFVQHLKLPHYVDFQSELELVRRLRAQHGAEDKDQDKDQDQQEQAA, from the coding sequence ATGTACGTTGCCGTCAAGGGTGGAGAACGTGCGATCGAAGCGTCATGGCGTATGCTCGACAAGGCGCGCCGCGGCGACACGCGGCTGGCCGAACTCAGCGTCGCGCAGATTCGCGAACAATTGCGCCTCGCCGTCGCGCGAGTCATGACCGAAGGCTCGGTCTACGACGAAGAACTCGCCGCGCTCGCGATCAAACAGGCCGCGGGCGATCTGGTCGAAGCGATCTTTCTGTTGCGTGCGTATCGCACCACGTTGCCGCGTTTCGGCTACACACAGGCGATCGATACGGAAGCCATGCAGGTGGGGCGCCGCATTTCGGCCACCTTCAAGGACGTGCCCGGCGGCCAGTTGCTCGGCGCGACTTACGATTACACGCAACGTCTGCTGGATTTCGCGTTGCTCGCCGAGGGCGATGGCGGAGCTGATGCGGCCGCCACCCCGCCTTCCATTCAAGCCGCGCAGTCCGCAGCAGAAGCAATGCCGCGCGTGGTCACGCTGCTCGACCAGGAAGGCCTGATCGAACAGGAGCGCCCCACGCCGGAAGCGCCGGAACCCGGTGACCTTTCACGCGACCCGCTCGCGTTTCCCGCAAGCCGCGCCACGCGTTTGCAGAATCTCGCGCGCGGCGACGAAGGCTTCCTGCTCGCCATGGGCTACGCCACCCAACGGGGCTATGCGCACTCGCATCCGTTTGCCGGCGAGATCCGCTTCGGCACGATCGCCGTCGAAATGGAACTCGACGAGCTGGGCGAGACGGTCGAAATCGGCGACATCGATGTCACTGAATGCCAGATGATCAACCAGTTCGCCGGCAGCGGCGACGTGCCGCCTGCTTTCACGCAAGGCTATGGCCTCGCGTTCGGACACTCGGAACGCAAAGCGATGGCGATGGCGCTGGTGGATCGCGCGTTGCGCGCTGAGGAGCTCGGCGAGACGCTCGCGTCGCCGACGCAAGATATCGAATTCATGCTCTCGCATAGCGACAACGTCGAAGCATCCGGCTTCGTTCAGCATCTGAAATTGCCTCACTACGTCGACTTCCAGTCCGAACTCGAACTCGTGCGACGCCTGCGGGCGCAACACGGCGCAGAGGACAAGGATCAAGACAAAGATCAGGATCAGCAGGAGCAAGCCGCATGA
- a CDS encoding Transglycosylase SLT domain-containing protein, with translation MSLKLFCTALAWLSVCGAAHAADDCFNEAAAYQGVNPWILRAVAWYESKGNPSAIHQNANGSIDVGQSQINSIHFGDLAREGVPHRALTDPCVNVYVAAWLLKQKMVKHGNTWRAIGAYHSESPKERDAYARSIQQVLVAWGQLPSAR, from the coding sequence GTGTCCTTGAAACTCTTCTGCACCGCGCTGGCGTGGCTGTCGGTGTGCGGCGCGGCCCATGCGGCCGACGATTGCTTCAACGAGGCCGCGGCTTATCAGGGCGTCAACCCGTGGATACTGCGTGCGGTTGCGTGGTACGAATCGAAGGGCAACCCGAGCGCGATCCATCAGAATGCAAACGGTTCGATCGACGTCGGCCAGTCACAGATCAATTCGATTCATTTCGGTGACCTCGCGCGCGAGGGGGTGCCGCACCGTGCGTTGACCGACCCGTGTGTGAACGTCTACGTGGCCGCCTGGCTGCTGAAGCAGAAGATGGTCAAACACGGTAATACCTGGCGCGCGATCGGCGCGTACCATTCGGAATCGCCGAAGGAGCGTGACGCCTACGCTCGCAGCATTCAGCAAGTACTGGTCGCGTGGGGGCAGTTGCCGTCAGCTCGTTAG
- a CDS encoding transcriptional regulator, GntR family: MTSNDNATPGTLLERGAGVAVWRQIEQILAAEIAASGFGEEGRLPSEGELAKRFDVNRHTVRRAMLGLAALGLVSVEQGRGTFVQPGAIDYTIGRRTRFTENLRQQHHVAGGTMLSASRVKAEPNVAKALSLRAGASVYRIETLNASDGVPLTFARSWYPAARFPNLPEVLERTGSITKALAELGVSDYLRKWSRIGSVLPEPEVARRLNINRQQPVLWVENVDVDLEGTPVKYGFTHFAADRVQLLVEQDV; the protein is encoded by the coding sequence ATGACATCGAACGACAACGCGACGCCGGGCACGCTGCTCGAACGCGGCGCGGGCGTTGCCGTCTGGCGGCAGATCGAGCAGATTCTGGCGGCGGAAATCGCGGCGAGCGGCTTTGGCGAAGAAGGCCGTCTGCCGAGCGAGGGCGAACTGGCCAAACGCTTCGACGTGAACCGGCATACCGTGCGCCGCGCCATGCTCGGTCTGGCCGCATTAGGGCTCGTGAGCGTCGAGCAGGGGCGGGGCACGTTCGTGCAACCTGGCGCGATCGACTACACGATTGGACGGCGCACGCGGTTTACAGAAAACTTGCGGCAGCAACATCACGTGGCAGGCGGCACGATGTTGTCAGCCTCCCGTGTGAAGGCCGAGCCGAATGTCGCGAAGGCCCTGAGCCTGCGGGCGGGCGCGTCGGTCTACCGGATCGAGACGCTGAATGCATCGGATGGGGTGCCGCTGACGTTCGCGCGCAGCTGGTATCCGGCCGCGCGTTTTCCGAATTTGCCGGAAGTCCTGGAGCGCACCGGCAGCATCACGAAGGCATTGGCTGAATTAGGCGTGAGCGATTATCTGCGTAAGTGGAGCCGTATCGGCAGCGTGTTGCCTGAGCCGGAGGTGGCGCGGCGTTTGAATATCAACCGGCAGCAACCGGTGTTGTGGGTCGAAAACGTCGACGTCGATCTGGAAGGCACACCGGTCAAATACGGCTTCACGCATTTTGCGGCGGACCGTGTGCAGTTGCTGGTGGAGCAAGACGTATGA
- a CDS encoding DNA-binding transcriptional regulator, GntR family produces MPTKNLHANASSFASDTALAAPRARRRVSVQAGARVELPDLTASVSFDSHEPIGKQIFRALRQAIFAGQLVPGTPLSEKEVSDMFQVSRQPVREAFIKLVEAGVLQVLPQRGTFVKRISPRQVREGRFIREAIETAVVRKAAVSITDEQLQALADNLRDQKLAAKSNDTAAFLALDEAFHYAIAQAIDCTAAWETIQDIKAQMDRVRYLSLPEVSPLDLLIKQHAKILAGLRAHDPSAAEEAMRSHLREILMSLGPIAERNPAWFDADEPERVPLST; encoded by the coding sequence ATGCCGACCAAGAACCTTCACGCCAACGCGTCTTCTTTCGCCTCCGATACCGCGCTTGCCGCGCCCCGCGCACGACGCCGCGTGAGCGTGCAGGCCGGCGCGCGCGTCGAACTGCCGGATCTGACCGCGAGTGTCTCGTTCGACTCGCACGAGCCGATCGGCAAGCAGATTTTCCGTGCGCTGCGCCAGGCAATTTTCGCCGGTCAGTTGGTGCCAGGCACGCCGCTCTCGGAGAAGGAAGTGTCCGATATGTTTCAGGTGTCGCGGCAGCCGGTGCGGGAGGCGTTCATCAAGCTGGTCGAAGCGGGCGTGCTTCAGGTATTGCCGCAGCGTGGCACCTTCGTGAAGCGCATTTCGCCGCGCCAGGTGCGGGAAGGGCGCTTCATTCGCGAAGCCATCGAGACGGCGGTGGTGCGCAAGGCAGCCGTGTCGATCACGGACGAGCAGTTGCAGGCACTGGCCGACAATCTTCGCGACCAGAAACTGGCGGCGAAATCGAACGACACCGCTGCTTTCCTTGCGCTCGATGAGGCGTTTCATTACGCGATCGCTCAGGCGATCGATTGCACGGCGGCATGGGAAACGATCCAGGACATCAAGGCGCAGATGGATCGGGTGCGTTATCTGAGCTTGCCTGAGGTGTCGCCGCTCGATCTGCTGATCAAGCAGCACGCGAAAATATTGGCGGGCCTGCGCGCGCACGACCCGAGCGCCGCTGAAGAGGCGATGCGCAGCCATCTGCGTGAGATTCTGATGTCACTCGGCCCGATCGCCGAGCGCAACCCGGCGTGGTTCGATGCGGACGAACCGGAACGCGTGCCGCTATCGACTTAA
- a CDS encoding alpha-D-ribose 1-methylphosphonate 5-phosphate C-P lyase yields the protein MNAPDTSLATASYDSAADGYNFAYLDEQTKRMLRRALLKAVAVPGYQVPFGSREMPLPYGWGTGGIQVTAAIIGKNDTLKVIDQGSDETTNAVNIRRFFARTTGVATTRRTIEATIVQTRHRIPEAPLTDKQILVYQVPMPEPLYRLEPRVAECKKLHALADYGLISVKLYEDIVHHGSIATTYDYPVMVNHRYLSSPSPIPKFDNPKMHMNPALQLFGAGRERRIYAIPPYTAVRSLDFDDHPFEVQKWQHACALCGSTESFLDEMIVDDAGKRMFVCSDSDYCHERRGDQDLELPSYEARKGETA from the coding sequence ATGAACGCGCCGGACACCTCCCTCGCCACAGCGTCGTACGACAGCGCCGCGGACGGCTACAACTTCGCCTACCTCGATGAACAGACCAAGCGCATGCTGCGCCGCGCGTTGCTCAAGGCGGTCGCCGTGCCGGGCTATCAAGTGCCGTTCGGCTCGCGCGAAATGCCCTTGCCGTATGGCTGGGGCACGGGCGGCATTCAGGTGACCGCAGCGATCATCGGCAAGAACGATACGCTGAAGGTCATCGATCAGGGCTCCGACGAAACCACCAACGCGGTCAACATCCGCCGCTTCTTCGCGCGAACCACGGGCGTGGCGACCACGCGCCGCACGATCGAAGCAACGATTGTCCAGACACGCCATCGGATTCCCGAAGCGCCCCTCACCGACAAGCAGATTCTGGTCTATCAGGTGCCGATGCCCGAACCGCTCTATCGGCTGGAGCCGCGCGTCGCCGAATGCAAGAAGCTGCACGCATTGGCCGATTACGGCTTGATCAGTGTGAAGCTGTACGAGGACATCGTGCATCACGGCAGCATCGCCACCACGTACGACTACCCGGTGATGGTCAACCACCGCTATCTGAGCTCGCCGTCGCCGATTCCGAAGTTCGACAACCCGAAGATGCATATGAACCCCGCGCTGCAATTGTTCGGCGCCGGCCGCGAGCGGCGCATCTACGCCATCCCGCCGTACACCGCCGTGCGCAGTCTTGACTTCGACGATCATCCGTTCGAAGTGCAGAAGTGGCAGCACGCGTGTGCGCTGTGCGGGTCAACGGAAAGCTTCCTCGACGAAATGATCGTCGACGACGCCGGCAAGCGCATGTTCGTTTGCTCGGATAGCGACTACTGCCATGAACGCCGCGGCGATCAGGACCTCGAGCTGCCGTCTTACGAAGCGCGCAAAGGAGAAACCGCATGA